In Pseudobdellovibrionaceae bacterium, the following proteins share a genomic window:
- a CDS encoding cytochrome c biogenesis protein ResB gives MDWQPVLEKFKLVQRNPVFRTLSSVRLAIPVMGTLGVVVAWGTILESRYGAAYAKLAVYEQNWFWGLIGLIWLNVLFAALSRIPYKKQHTGFVITHLGILILLAGSFVTGKWGIDGSLRIVEGGQGNHVQLPSLVLEVAGDDIYRKVEIQKSLWPQEVSDLTSHNDELRGRLRLFRYLPFAKMESGMEASVEADAGVAVGFLMKSPFFQVSEWLHETERPVYRMGPAVLRLVTSEASSAPTQVSARANPVNSPKQRVTKVAPGAAKVLIRSATDGKVVKTLTVGEFKKGPVKINGVEVSLVNVFQRAVVSDNRLAESEEGKENPALELKLYSEGKASREVVYGLFPQFSLHPNGAFGLRFEYQIPDDVFPTEEKEDSQLPEGHVPVSSAAGNPGESNVIEFIVPKEGEQLVLRLLKNGEEVLRQQVSAGQSVQTPWMGMTLTLGSLKRGVAPVERVTEAELEEKEPLPLGAVQIIPSGKGVDGGVWIQEGESRELNIEGKSYRVRFGPDNFRLPFSLQLKKFIKTDYPGSSMAQEYESHVVVSGTQDMQIISMNEPLKRDGFTLYQSSFEQGGGRPTASIFSVNRDPGRFWKYLGSLIMSIGIIVYTLHRSRLGRQVRKA, from the coding sequence ATGGATTGGCAGCCAGTTTTGGAAAAGTTTAAACTCGTTCAGAGAAACCCGGTATTCCGAACTCTATCCTCAGTTCGCCTGGCCATACCTGTAATGGGGACTTTGGGAGTTGTCGTGGCTTGGGGAACGATCCTGGAAAGTCGCTATGGAGCAGCCTATGCCAAACTTGCCGTGTATGAGCAGAATTGGTTTTGGGGTTTGATTGGACTTATATGGCTCAACGTGCTTTTTGCGGCACTCTCAAGAATTCCTTATAAGAAGCAGCATACGGGTTTCGTAATCACCCACTTGGGCATTTTGATTCTTTTGGCAGGTAGTTTTGTCACGGGGAAATGGGGCATTGATGGAAGTCTGAGGATAGTCGAAGGAGGGCAGGGGAATCATGTACAACTTCCCAGCCTGGTTCTTGAGGTGGCTGGTGACGACATCTACCGCAAAGTGGAAATTCAGAAAAGTCTTTGGCCACAAGAGGTGAGTGACCTGACTTCTCACAATGATGAACTTAGGGGGCGCTTGCGATTGTTTCGCTACTTGCCCTTTGCCAAAATGGAATCTGGAATGGAGGCTTCTGTTGAGGCTGATGCAGGTGTTGCCGTGGGCTTTCTAATGAAGAGCCCCTTTTTTCAGGTGTCCGAGTGGTTGCACGAGACCGAGAGGCCTGTCTACCGGATGGGTCCTGCCGTCCTGCGGTTAGTAACTAGCGAGGCATCCTCGGCCCCGACACAAGTTTCCGCCAGAGCGAATCCAGTCAATAGCCCCAAACAGAGGGTAACAAAGGTGGCCCCGGGGGCCGCAAAAGTCCTCATACGCTCGGCAACGGACGGCAAAGTTGTAAAAACCCTAACCGTCGGCGAGTTTAAAAAGGGGCCAGTGAAGATTAATGGTGTTGAAGTGTCTCTGGTCAACGTCTTTCAACGAGCTGTGGTCAGTGACAATCGATTGGCAGAAAGTGAGGAGGGTAAGGAGAATCCGGCTTTGGAGTTAAAACTTTATTCCGAGGGAAAAGCCAGTAGAGAAGTGGTGTATGGCCTCTTTCCACAGTTTTCTCTTCACCCCAATGGCGCCTTTGGGCTACGCTTCGAATACCAAATTCCTGATGATGTATTTCCGACGGAGGAAAAGGAAGACAGCCAGCTTCCTGAAGGGCATGTGCCCGTGTCTAGTGCTGCAGGTAATCCAGGTGAAAGCAATGTGATCGAGTTTATAGTGCCCAAGGAGGGCGAGCAACTGGTGTTGCGATTGCTAAAAAATGGGGAGGAAGTTTTACGCCAGCAGGTATCTGCCGGTCAAAGTGTGCAAACCCCCTGGATGGGCATGACTTTAACACTTGGCTCCCTCAAAAGGGGAGTGGCTCCTGTCGAGAGAGTGACTGAAGCGGAGCTGGAGGAGAAGGAACCCCTGCCATTAGGGGCCGTGCAAATCATTCCCTCGGGCAAGGGTGTTGATGGCGGAGTCTGGATTCAGGAGGGGGAATCGCGGGAGCTCAATATTGAAGGTAAGTCCTACCGGGTTCGTTTTGGCCCAGATAATTTTCGGCTGCCCTTTTCCCTGCAGCTGAAAAAATTCATTAAGACCGACTATCCCGGAAGCTCAATGGCTCAGGAGTACGAAAGCCACGTTGTGGTCTCAGGTACTCAGGACATGCAAATTATATCCATGAACGAGCCACTGAAGAGAGATGGCTTTACTTTGTATCAATCGAGTTTTGAACAAGGTGGCGGGCGACCAACAGCCTCCATTTTTTCAGTGAATCGGGATCCTGGCAGGTTTTGGAAGTACCTGGGAAGCCTGATTATGTCGATCGGAATCATTGTCTACACCCTTCATCGCAGTCGTCTTGGACGGCAGGTGAGAAAGGCTTAG
- a CDS encoding SpoIID/LytB domain-containing protein — MKEWILSILAIAIVAGGLGTGAQAEPVRVRLRRALQSVDIQAMDLKLSSLGSQRSVVPVAAVAPRLESIRIRFKPTKSGIPIWKIQYRDSKQTVESQTLPLEVHGEVMRLGLEPVPRHLKLFPREDGRIDVITELDVESYLSGVLPSEMPASWPLEALKAQVVASRSYMYSLMNEKQGEHFHLEASVFDQVYSMMNDVITNPHHRGTISQVIRETKDQVLVDAQGEIVRAYYHSDCGGQTEEPGRVWGTGAKMGTVKDPSCPLSPHGLWTFKIKRKELGERLGRYLSWPTDDPFMSLEVIDRSPSRRVGNLRVLFNRGEAILSAQDLRRVLGFSRIKSTNFQLHWGAEDLTIHGRGFGHGVGMCQWGARTLANRGLSYQQILKHYYMKARIQPLSEVGGWSAQDLKKKAKSGQQAITL; from the coding sequence TTGAAGGAATGGATTCTTTCAATATTGGCAATAGCGATCGTTGCGGGTGGGCTCGGCACTGGTGCTCAAGCTGAGCCCGTTAGAGTTCGACTCCGTCGCGCTCTCCAGTCCGTGGATATTCAGGCAATGGACTTAAAGTTGAGCTCTTTAGGTTCTCAAAGATCAGTTGTCCCGGTTGCGGCTGTCGCGCCCCGGTTGGAGTCCATACGTATTCGCTTCAAACCGACCAAGTCCGGGATTCCCATTTGGAAAATTCAATATCGTGATTCCAAACAGACTGTGGAGTCTCAGACTTTACCTCTGGAGGTCCATGGAGAAGTCATGCGTTTGGGGTTAGAGCCGGTACCCCGCCACCTCAAACTTTTTCCACGCGAGGATGGGCGCATTGATGTGATCACTGAGTTGGATGTTGAAAGCTACCTGTCTGGAGTCTTGCCCTCGGAAATGCCGGCGTCCTGGCCTCTTGAGGCACTTAAGGCTCAGGTGGTTGCCAGTCGCTCCTATATGTATAGCCTGATGAATGAAAAACAAGGCGAGCACTTTCATCTGGAGGCGTCAGTTTTTGATCAGGTCTATTCCATGATGAATGATGTGATAACCAACCCCCATCACAGGGGAACCATATCCCAGGTGATTCGCGAAACCAAGGACCAGGTGTTGGTCGATGCGCAAGGGGAGATCGTCCGAGCGTACTATCATAGCGACTGCGGGGGACAGACGGAGGAGCCAGGTCGAGTGTGGGGGACGGGCGCGAAAATGGGAACGGTCAAGGACCCCAGTTGCCCATTGAGTCCCCATGGCCTGTGGACATTTAAGATCAAGCGCAAGGAATTGGGCGAAAGGTTGGGGCGCTATCTTTCCTGGCCGACTGATGATCCATTTATGAGTCTTGAGGTTATCGACCGCAGCCCATCTCGGCGAGTCGGAAACTTGCGGGTTTTGTTTAATCGCGGGGAGGCGATACTTTCAGCTCAGGATCTGCGGCGGGTGCTGGGTTTTTCCCGGATCAAAAGCACCAATTTTCAGCTTCACTGGGGTGCAGAGGATTTGACTATTCATGGCCGTGGATTTGGTCACGGTGTGGGAATGTGTCAATGGGGGGCTCGAACCTTGGCTAACCGGGGTCTTAGTTATCAGCAGATTCTCAAACACTACTATATGAAGGCTCGAATCCAACCTCTATCTGAGGTGGGGGGCTGGTCTGCACAGGATTTGAAGAAAAAGGCCAAGTCAGGGCAACAGGCTATCACCCTTTGA
- a CDS encoding slipin family protein, whose amino-acid sequence MGFLIAFIVIVIFSIIKILPEWERGVVLRFGRSIGVRGPGLIYLIPGVERLIRVDTRTITMDIQPQDVITLDNVSMKVNAVIYFRVMDPEAAITKVEDYYFATSQLAQTTLRSVLGQYQMDDLLASRDQINHALQEILDKATEPWGIKVTVVEMKHIDLPKEMQRAMARQAEAERERRAKVISAEGELQRSERLAEASKKLSESPSALQLAYLQALNDISGEGTRTIIFPLPLDFLTAFKDSLNK is encoded by the coding sequence ATGGGATTTCTCATTGCCTTTATTGTTATAGTTATTTTCTCGATCATCAAAATCCTTCCGGAATGGGAAAGGGGCGTGGTATTGCGGTTTGGTCGCTCCATTGGCGTTCGCGGCCCTGGACTGATCTATTTGATTCCGGGAGTGGAGCGATTGATTCGAGTCGATACCCGAACCATCACCATGGACATCCAACCTCAGGACGTGATAACTCTCGATAACGTCAGTATGAAAGTCAATGCAGTGATCTATTTCCGGGTGATGGATCCCGAAGCAGCCATCACCAAGGTGGAAGATTATTACTTTGCAACCAGTCAACTGGCGCAGACGACTTTGCGATCGGTTCTAGGTCAGTACCAAATGGACGATTTGCTCGCCAGTCGTGATCAGATCAATCATGCACTTCAGGAGATTTTGGATAAAGCGACTGAGCCCTGGGGAATTAAGGTGACGGTTGTGGAGATGAAGCACATCGACTTGCCTAAAGAAATGCAGCGGGCAATGGCTCGTCAGGCTGAGGCTGAACGAGAGCGCCGGGCAAAGGTGATCAGTGCTGAAGGTGAATTGCAGCGTTCAGAGCGCCTAGCTGAGGCTTCAAAAAAGTTGTCTGAGTCGCCGTCAGCTCTGCAGTTAGCCTACCTTCAGGCTTTGAATGACATCAGTGGAGAAGGGACGCGGACAATTATATTCCCTCTGCCACTTGATTTTCTTACGGCCTTTAAAGATTCGTTGAATAAGTGA
- a CDS encoding nodulation protein NfeD encodes MGAHEGAAQVRDLGRLLLSIFFPLLFTVQVSLGEESLEPGTCTLQIEVVGAIGPATLDLFQRGLARAQDNKCSSLLALINTPGGSLQSTRLIVEEILNSPIPVLCLVHPSGGHAGSAGAIILQACHVSGAVEATNIGAATPIASTGQEIPEDLRKKLLNDTRSWLEGLTKLRKRSEKFGQDIILEAKAVSARDALKLGAIDFVGRQKQEFLTFAHGRKTQIKDQPVESPVVVGPLEIWEPDLRHRLVAFLTDPQTAYMMFMGSLALLYYEITHPGLLVPGVIGAAGLIISLVSLHRLDVTWGGLLLLLLGVVLMIAEAFVAGFGVLGIGGVICFVVGSLMLFDPARTGVELPIALIAPTSIGLGAIMFLVAYMAFNTRKVQKRGSFDDMIGLEGKAVVIDPQDAREGQLEVAGETWHFRCQEEVQVGEHLKVVDHKGLTVEVEKQKET; translated from the coding sequence GTGGGAGCACATGAAGGAGCTGCTCAAGTGAGGGACTTGGGGCGATTGCTTTTGAGCATTTTTTTTCCCTTGCTGTTTACGGTTCAGGTGAGTCTTGGTGAAGAGTCACTTGAACCTGGAACCTGTACTTTGCAAATAGAGGTGGTCGGAGCCATTGGACCGGCGACTTTGGATTTGTTTCAGCGGGGACTCGCCCGTGCTCAGGACAACAAATGCTCCTCTTTGCTCGCACTCATTAATACTCCCGGTGGGAGTCTCCAATCCACTCGTCTCATTGTTGAGGAGATTCTGAACTCGCCAATTCCGGTCCTCTGTCTTGTGCATCCCAGTGGTGGTCACGCAGGAAGTGCGGGAGCGATCATTCTTCAGGCCTGTCACGTCAGTGGGGCCGTGGAGGCCACTAACATTGGGGCGGCAACTCCGATTGCCTCAACCGGCCAGGAGATTCCAGAGGATTTGCGCAAGAAACTTCTCAACGACACTCGCAGCTGGTTGGAAGGTCTCACCAAATTGAGAAAACGGAGTGAAAAGTTTGGTCAGGACATTATCCTCGAAGCCAAGGCTGTCAGTGCCAGAGATGCGCTAAAGCTTGGAGCTATTGATTTTGTTGGCCGTCAGAAGCAGGAATTTCTGACCTTTGCTCATGGGCGAAAAACCCAAATCAAAGATCAGCCGGTTGAGTCCCCTGTAGTGGTCGGCCCTCTGGAAATCTGGGAGCCGGATCTTCGCCATCGACTGGTGGCCTTTTTGACCGATCCGCAAACCGCTTACATGATGTTTATGGGAAGTCTGGCCCTGCTTTACTACGAGATCACTCATCCTGGTTTGTTGGTTCCGGGTGTGATTGGGGCGGCCGGTCTGATCATCAGTCTGGTGAGCTTGCATCGCTTGGATGTAACATGGGGAGGACTTCTTCTTTTGTTGTTGGGGGTCGTTCTGATGATTGCCGAAGCCTTTGTGGCCGGATTTGGCGTATTGGGCATTGGTGGTGTGATTTGTTTTGTGGTTGGCAGTCTAATGTTATTTGATCCGGCTCGCACTGGAGTAGAGCTTCCGATAGCCTTGATTGCTCCCACCTCCATTGGGCTTGGGGCGATCATGTTTTTGGTTGCCTATATGGCTTTCAATACGCGTAAGGTACAAAAACGGGGGAGTTTTGACGACATGATTGGCCTTGAAGGTAAAGCCGTCGTTATAGACCCTCAGGATGCTCGGGAGGGCCAGTTGGAGGTGGCGGGGGAAACCTGGCACTTTCGTTGCCAGGAAGAGGTACAGGTCGGTGAGCACCTCAAAGTGGTGGATCACAAGGGCTTGACTGTTGAAGTGGAAAAACAAAAGGAGACCTAA
- a CDS encoding Re/Si-specific NAD(P)(+) transhydrogenase subunit alpha: MTPLKIGVPLETKEGECRVALTPDTAKKLQKMGFTLQIEAGAGAKADFTDEAYRKVGVTVVDDCKTLWATSDIVMKINPPQQHSQLGTHEIDLLKPEGHLISMIWPAQNKDLVDRLAAKRATVISMDCIPRISRAQKMDVLSSMANIAGYRAVLEAANLFGRFFTGQITAAGKVPPAKVMVIGAGVAGLAAIGAARGLGAIVRAFDTRPEVKDQVKSMGAEFLELDFEEEGAGTGGYAKVMSPEFIKAEMELFAQQAREVDIIITTALIPGKPAPRLITAETAGLMKEGSVIVDLAAEQGGNCELTEKDKVVRKGGVSIVGYSNLPSRLPSTASQLYGTNMTHLLSDMTKGGEYKIDLEDEVVRGALIVHNGEVTWPPPKPAGPPPQAKPAPAKAPPPPPVEKPKGKVSGLDFALIGLAIALFVIGRGAPNDFLGHFSVFVLACVVGWQVVWNVTPALHTPLMSVTNAISGIIIIGAIVQLKADVTGLAAILSLIAVVISSINIAGGFLVTKRMLKMFQK; encoded by the coding sequence ATGACTCCTCTTAAGATCGGTGTACCCCTCGAAACCAAAGAGGGCGAATGCCGGGTGGCGCTTACACCCGATACGGCCAAGAAACTGCAAAAGATGGGCTTCACACTGCAAATTGAAGCCGGTGCAGGGGCTAAGGCCGACTTTACAGACGAGGCTTATCGTAAAGTGGGAGTCACGGTGGTCGATGACTGCAAGACCCTGTGGGCCACATCTGATATCGTTATGAAAATCAATCCCCCTCAGCAGCACAGCCAGCTAGGGACTCATGAAATCGACTTGCTAAAGCCTGAAGGCCATTTGATCAGCATGATTTGGCCGGCGCAAAACAAAGACTTGGTGGATCGCCTGGCTGCAAAAAGGGCCACCGTCATCAGTATGGACTGCATCCCGCGCATCTCAAGAGCACAAAAGATGGACGTCTTAAGTTCCATGGCGAACATCGCTGGTTATCGGGCCGTCCTCGAAGCCGCCAATCTGTTCGGCCGCTTTTTCACAGGACAGATCACCGCCGCTGGTAAAGTCCCTCCCGCAAAAGTGATGGTCATCGGCGCTGGTGTGGCCGGCCTAGCGGCAATTGGAGCTGCTCGGGGACTTGGAGCCATCGTCCGCGCCTTCGACACCCGCCCGGAAGTGAAAGACCAGGTAAAAAGCATGGGGGCCGAGTTCCTTGAGTTGGATTTTGAAGAAGAAGGAGCGGGCACCGGCGGATACGCCAAGGTTATGAGTCCTGAGTTTATCAAAGCAGAAATGGAACTCTTTGCCCAACAGGCAAGAGAAGTGGATATCATTATCACCACGGCACTCATTCCCGGAAAACCGGCACCCCGCCTGATTACTGCCGAAACTGCAGGCCTAATGAAAGAAGGCTCAGTCATTGTGGATTTGGCTGCCGAACAAGGTGGCAACTGCGAGTTGACAGAAAAAGACAAAGTGGTGAGAAAAGGAGGCGTATCGATTGTTGGGTACTCCAACTTACCAAGCCGCCTTCCTTCCACCGCCAGCCAGTTATATGGCACCAATATGACCCACTTGTTGTCTGATATGACCAAAGGTGGGGAGTACAAGATCGACCTTGAAGACGAAGTGGTTCGCGGTGCACTCATTGTCCATAACGGCGAAGTCACCTGGCCACCGCCAAAACCTGCAGGCCCTCCGCCACAAGCAAAACCGGCTCCTGCCAAGGCGCCACCTCCGCCCCCAGTTGAGAAGCCAAAAGGAAAGGTTTCAGGATTGGACTTTGCCCTCATCGGTCTGGCCATAGCACTTTTTGTTATTGGCCGTGGAGCACCAAATGACTTTCTAGGCCACTTTAGCGTTTTTGTTCTCGCCTGTGTGGTGGGTTGGCAGGTTGTGTGGAACGTCACTCCCGCCCTGCACACACCTTTGATGAGTGTAACCAATGCGATTAGCGGAATCATTATTATTGGCGCTATCGTCCAACTCAAAGCAGACGTAACTGGTCTGGCCGCCATTTTGTCGCTGATTGCGGTTGTGATCTCATCGATAAATATTGCCGGTGGTTTTCTAGTCACCAAACGAATGCTTAAGATGTTTCAGAAGTAG
- the pntB gene encoding Re/Si-specific NAD(P)(+) transhydrogenase subunit beta, with amino-acid sequence MTQGLLTVSYLAASLLFILSLGGLSNQESARKGNLYGIIGITLAIVVTLLGAGSGMGLAATLGGILIGCIIGAIVAARVAMTSMPELVAILHSFVGLAAVLVGASSYLAGDVDQLSGAAKIIHEIEIFVGVFIGGITFTGSIVAFGKLRGSIGSKPLLFPGRHFVNLSAVVGSVVLGLMFSQATGTGEGLPPLVIMTLISFFLGWHLVMAIGGADMPVVVSMLNSYSGWAAAATGFMLANDLLIVTGALVGSSGAILSYIMCKAMNRSIWNVIFGGFGATPAKPKSAGQEQPAGEVHSISAEETAELMMNASNIMIIPGYGMAVAQAQHPIKEITSILRNKGANVRFGIHPVAGRLPGHMNVLLAEANVPYDIVFEMDEINEDFPEVDVTLVIGANDIVNPGALDDPDSPIYGMPVLECWKSKDVIVMKRSMASGYSGVDNPLFYKENTKMLFGDAKQGVSSILTTIQSGDH; translated from the coding sequence ATGACTCAAGGATTACTGACGGTTTCATATTTAGCGGCAAGTCTCCTCTTCATTTTGAGTTTAGGTGGGTTGTCTAACCAGGAATCAGCGCGCAAGGGGAATCTCTACGGAATCATTGGCATCACCCTGGCCATCGTCGTTACCTTACTAGGGGCCGGCAGTGGTATGGGTCTAGCCGCGACTCTCGGTGGAATTCTCATCGGATGTATCATCGGCGCCATTGTCGCGGCTCGCGTGGCCATGACTTCGATGCCAGAGCTGGTGGCCATCCTCCACAGTTTTGTGGGCCTGGCGGCTGTTTTGGTCGGCGCATCAAGTTACCTGGCGGGAGACGTGGACCAACTCTCAGGTGCAGCCAAAATCATTCACGAAATCGAAATCTTTGTTGGCGTGTTTATTGGTGGCATCACTTTTACTGGCTCCATCGTCGCCTTTGGAAAACTGCGCGGAAGCATTGGCAGCAAGCCCTTGCTATTTCCAGGGAGACACTTCGTTAACTTAAGTGCCGTGGTGGGTTCGGTTGTTTTGGGCCTGATGTTTTCCCAGGCCACGGGAACAGGTGAAGGTCTTCCTCCCTTGGTTATTATGACCCTTATTTCCTTCTTCCTTGGCTGGCACTTGGTGATGGCCATAGGAGGAGCGGATATGCCAGTAGTGGTCAGTATGCTCAACTCCTACTCGGGGTGGGCTGCTGCAGCCACGGGATTTATGTTGGCCAATGACTTATTGATTGTGACCGGCGCCTTGGTGGGCAGTTCTGGTGCCATTCTCAGCTACATCATGTGCAAAGCCATGAATCGCTCTATTTGGAATGTGATTTTTGGTGGATTTGGAGCGACACCGGCCAAACCTAAAAGTGCCGGTCAAGAGCAGCCAGCGGGGGAAGTTCATTCGATATCTGCTGAGGAAACCGCTGAGCTGATGATGAACGCTTCTAATATCATGATTATACCTGGATACGGAATGGCCGTCGCCCAGGCCCAACACCCGATCAAGGAAATCACTTCAATTTTGCGCAACAAAGGCGCCAACGTTCGCTTTGGCATTCACCCTGTTGCGGGTCGACTTCCGGGGCACATGAACGTCCTATTGGCCGAAGCCAACGTCCCCTATGACATTGTTTTCGAAATGGATGAGATCAACGAAGATTTCCCTGAGGTGGACGTGACTCTGGTGATTGGCGCCAATGACATCGTAAATCCAGGGGCACTGGACGATCCCGACAGCCCCATTTACGGTATGCCCGTTCTTGAGTGTTGGAAATCAAAAGACGTGATCGTCATGAAGCGCAGCATGGCTTCGGGCTATTCTGGCGTGGACAATCCCCTCTTTTATAAGGAAAACACCAAGATGCTTTTTGGTGATGCCAAACAGGGGGTCAGTAGCATCCTCACAACGATTCAATCGGGTGATCACTAA
- a CDS encoding GreA/GreB family elongation factor, with the protein MDKKVLVDMVVEYLEKLLNALLDSAKEAKDAATNEESKAENKYDTRGLEASYLAGAQAERAGVLLRAIDTIRKMTILSFNDQKPIQSSAIVEVEMDGDEKRTFFFIPTQGGIRLELNGQVIQTISPESPIGKLLLNREVGDSFEMKTKDSSHEYEILSVK; encoded by the coding sequence ATGGACAAAAAGGTCCTTGTCGACATGGTTGTGGAGTATTTGGAAAAGCTTTTGAATGCACTCCTTGATTCAGCTAAGGAAGCTAAGGATGCGGCCACCAATGAGGAATCCAAGGCGGAAAACAAATATGATACCCGAGGCTTGGAGGCCTCTTATCTTGCCGGTGCTCAAGCGGAGAGGGCTGGAGTTCTCCTTCGTGCCATAGATACCATTCGCAAGATGACAATTTTGTCTTTCAACGATCAAAAACCCATTCAAAGCTCGGCCATTGTCGAAGTGGAAATGGATGGGGATGAAAAGCGCACTTTCTTTTTTATCCCTACTCAGGGTGGAATTCGCCTTGAGCTCAATGGACAGGTGATTCAGACCATTTCGCCCGAATCCCCTATTGGCAAGCTTCTGCTCAATAGGGAAGTGGGGGATAGCTTTGAGATGAAGACCAAAGACTCCTCTCATGAGTACGAGATTCTTTCTGTTAAGTAG
- the trxA gene encoding thioredoxin, with product MPLIDITDGNFRETYTNNEIIILDFWAPWCGPCQAFAPIFEEVSKQYPEIVFGKVNTEEEQKLALHFQIRSIPTIMVIRDQLEVFFQPGLLPEEQLIELIAAVKNLDMGEVRRKIEEEEAKNN from the coding sequence ATGCCCTTGATCGACATTACCGACGGCAACTTCCGTGAAACCTACACGAACAACGAAATCATCATCCTCGACTTTTGGGCTCCCTGGTGTGGTCCCTGCCAGGCATTCGCACCAATCTTTGAAGAAGTCTCGAAACAATATCCGGAAATCGTTTTTGGCAAGGTCAATACCGAGGAAGAACAAAAGTTGGCCCTACACTTTCAAATTCGCAGCATTCCCACAATTATGGTGATCCGCGATCAGCTGGAAGTCTTTTTCCAGCCAGGCCTCCTTCCGGAAGAGCAACTCATAGAACTGATTGCAGCAGTCAAAAATCTCGACATGGGCGAAGTACGCCGCAAGATCGAGGAAGAAGAAGCAAAAAACAATTAG
- a CDS encoding zinc ribbon domain-containing protein: METEKACISCGMPLKESSHFPLGDSSKEYCVHCANQDGSLKTFDEALSGMTDFIVNEAGVTEYEARRKAYSILTQNPAWKNHKN; the protein is encoded by the coding sequence ATGGAAACGGAAAAGGCCTGCATTAGTTGTGGAATGCCACTCAAAGAATCTTCACACTTTCCCCTCGGAGACAGCAGCAAGGAATATTGCGTTCATTGTGCCAATCAAGATGGATCTTTAAAAACCTTTGATGAGGCCTTGTCCGGAATGACTGATTTTATCGTTAATGAGGCTGGGGTCACAGAGTACGAGGCTCGCCGCAAGGCCTACTCCATTTTAACTCAGAATCCCGCCTGGAAGAATCATAAGAACTAA